DNA sequence from the Oxalobacteraceae sp. CFBP 8761 genome:
GTGATGCCCGGCCCGCCCTTGCGCGGGATCTTTTCGCCGCCGGCGACGTCGATCACGTACAGCGTCAGGTCGGACAGCTCCGGACTGAAGGTCGCGGCCAGATTGTCGCCACCCGATTCGACCAGCACCAGCTCCAGGTGCGGAAAATCGGCCTGCAGGCGCGCGATGGCTTCCAGGTTGATCGACGCGTCTTCGCGGATCGCCGTGTGCGGGCAGCCGCCCGTCTCCACGCCCATCAGGCGCTCGGGCGCGAGCGCGCCGGCGCGCAGCAGGATGTCCATGTCTTCGCGCGTGTAGATATCGTTGGTGATCACGGCCATGTCGTACGCGTCGCGCATGTGGCGGCACAGCAGCTCGCACAGCGCGGTCTTGCCCGAGCCAACCGGCCCGCCGATCCCGACCCGCAGCGGATTGGATGTTGTCATGCTTGCTCCTTCATCAACAATGATCACGACCGGTACAAGCGGCCATGCTGCACTTCGTGGCGCATCGACAGCATCGACAGGCCAGGTGCCCAGTTCGACAATTCGTCGTCCGGCAAACGCCGCGCCAGTTCAACGGCGCGCTCGATCTCGGGCCGCAGCGACAGCAGCAGGCGCTGGCCGGCCACCTGCCCCAGCGGCACCGACTTGACGCACACCAGCACCTGGTTTTCAACCCACGCAAACACCATCGCCAGCAGCGCTTCTTCATGCGGAATATCGAGTCCGTCCACCGCGCAGGCAAACGCCAGCGGCAGCGTGACGTCCTCGCCGAGCGCGCGCGTGTCGGCCACGCCCAGCTCCGCGATCAGGCGACTCAGCGAATAGCCCATCTGGACCGATTCGGCGCGCAGTTCGGCCGTGTCGCGCGACGCCAGGAAGCACCCGCCCCAGTGCGCAATCGTCTCGTCATCGCGCGCGGCAAATGCTTTCAAAAGACGCCACAACACGGGCGCATCCCAACGCGCCACGACGTCATCGAGGTAGCGCACGATCCACGCGCGAGCGCTGTCGGCGTCCGTGACCAGGCCTTCTTCGAGCGCCGCTTCGAGGCCCTGCGAATAGCTGTAGCCGCCGATCGGCAAGGCCGGGCTGGCAAACTGCAGCAGGTGCAACAGGCTGGCGGCGTTCATGTCGGATCCGGTGCTATTGGCGCAACGTCCGACGGCCGGTGAATCTTCTGGCGCAGCGGCACCGGCGCCAGCAAGCCGCCCGGCCCCTGCTCATGATGGTGACCGTGGCCGCCGCCATACGCGCCCGCCTCCGGCTCGAATCTGGCCAGTTCTTCACTGACGTCGGCACCCAGCCCCGCGACCATCTCGCGCAGCACCGGATCGACACGGATGCGCAGCCAGCCGGGGCCCACCTGCGTCTGCGTGTGACGGTTCCCCAGGTGAAAGGCGCAGCGGGCCAGCAGCGTCGCGTCGCTGCAGCGCACGACATACGTCGGCTCCAGCGCGGCCTCGACGCGTACGACACGCCCGCCTTCGCCCAGCAGCAGGTCGCCATCGCGCAGCACCGTGCCGCGCACGAGGAACAGCGCGACCTCTTCGCCCGAGGCCAGGCGTGCGCGCTGGCGGCAGCGCTCCCGTTGTTCGAACGGCAGCACCAGCGTGTCGTGCACGACGTCGGCAACAAGGATGCGGGTATGCAGTGAAATCATGGATGGCCTCTAGAACAGAAAGTAACGCTGCGCCAGCGGCAGCATGCTGGCCGCTTCGCACACGAGCAGGCGGCCGTCGGCCCGCACTTCATAGGTTTCGGGATCGACTTCCATGTGCGGCGTGGCGCCGTTGTGGATCATGTCGCGCTTGCGCAGGCCGCGCGTGCCGCGCACGGCGATCGTCGTCTTGGTCAGTCCCAGCGTGCGCGCGATGCCGGCCTCGAACGCGCTTTGTGAAACAAACGTGAACGACTTGCGCAGGCCGCCGCCAAACGCGCCGAACATGGGCCGGTAATGCACCGGCTGCGGCGTCGGGATCGAGGCATTCGGGTCGCCCATCAGGCTCGCCGCGATCATCCCGCCCTTGACGACCATCGACGGCTTGACGCCAAAGAAGGCGGGCCGCCACAGCACGATGTCGGCGATCTTTCCCACCTCGAGCGAGCCGACGACGTGCGCGATGCCGTGCGTGATGGCGGGATTGATCGTGTACTTGGCGATGTAGCGCTTGACGCGGGCATTGTCGTTGCGTGACGAGTCGCCGTCCAAAGCGCCGCGCTGCACCTTCATCTTGTGCGCCGTCTGCCAGGTGCGCATGATCGTCTCGCCCACGCGCCCCATCGCCTGCGAGTCCGACGACATCATCGAGATCGCGCCCAGGTCGTGCAGGATGTCCTCGGCGGCGATCGTCTCGCGCCGGATGCGCGATTCTGCAAACGCCACGTCCTCGGCAATCGCCGGGTCGAGGTGGTGGCAGACCATCAGCATGTCCAGGTGCTCGTCGAGCGTATTGACCGTGAACGGGCGCGTGGGATTGGTCGACGACGGCAGCACGTTGTCGTAGCCCACGGCCGCGATGATGTCCGGCGCATGGCCACCGCCGGCACCCTCGGTGTGGAAGGTGTGGATCGTGCGGCCCTTGAACGCCGCCACGGTCGACTCCAGAAAGCCTGCCTCGTTGAGCGTGTCGGAATGCAGCGCCACCTGCACGTCCAGCCGTTCGGCCACCGACAGGCAATTGTCGATCGCGGCGGGCGTGCTGCCCCAGTCTTCGTGCAGCTTCAGGCCCACGGCGCCGGCATGGACCTGCTCTTCGAGCGGGCCGGGCTGGCTGACGTTGCCCTTGCCAAAAAAGCCCAGATTCATCGGGAACGCGTCGGCCGCCTGCAGCATCGAATGAATGTGCCAGGCGCCCGGCGTGCAGGTCGTGGCGGCCGTGCCGACGGCGGGCCCGGTGCCGCCGCCCAGCATCGTCGTGATGCCCGAGTACAGCGCTTCATCGATCTGCTGCGGGCAGATGAAATGGATGTGCGTGTCGACACCACCGGCCGTGACGATCATGCCTTCGCCGGCGATGATCTCGGTGGCACCGCCGATGGCCATCGTGACATTCGGCTGGATATCCGGGTTGCCGGCCTTGCCGATGGCGGCAATCAGGCCATCCTTGATCCCGATGTCGGCCTTGACGATGCCCCAGTGGTCGATGATGACGGCGTTGGTGATGACGGTGTCCATCACGCCCTCGCGCAGACGCTGCGACTGGCCCATGCCGTCGCGGATCACTTTGCCGCCGCCGAACTTGACCTCTTCGCCGTAGGTCGCGAAGTCGCGTTCGATCTCGATCACGAGGTCGGTGTCGGCCAGGCGGATCCGGTCGCCCGTGGTCGGGCCATACATGTCGGCGTAGGCCTGGCGGCTGAGCGTGACCATCATGCCTCCCCTGGTGTGAAAGGTACGACCGCAGGCAACGGCCCCGACACGCGGCCCTGGAAACCATGCACGATCCGCTCGCCCGCCAGGTCGACCAGTTCCACCGTGCGGCGCTGGCCTGGCTCGAAGCGCACGGCGGTGCCGGCCGCGATGTTCAGCCGCATGCCGAGCGTGCTGTCGCGCTCGAACTGCAACGCGGGATTGACTTCATAAAAATGATAATGCGAGCCGACCTGCACCGGCCGGTCGCCCGCATTGGCCACAACCACGGTCAGCGTGCGCCGACCGACGTTGAGTTCGATATCGCCGTCGTCAAGAAAGTATTCGCCTGGGATCACGCTGGGCTCCGGCTAAGGAATCGGATGGTGGACGGTCACGAGCTTGGTCCCGTCCGGGAACGTGGCCTCGACCTGAATATCGGGGATCATTTCTGGCACGCCCTCCATCACGTCGCCGCGCGCGAGGATCGTCGTGCCTTCGCTCATCAGCTCGGCCACGCTGCGGCCATCGCGCGCGCCTTCCATGATCGCGGCCGTGATCAGGGCCACGGCTTCCGGGTAATTCAGCTTGAGGCCGCGCGCACGCCGGCGTTCGGCGAGCAACGCAGCAGTAAAGATCAGCAGCTTGTCTTTTTCGCGGGGCGTCAGGTCCATGGGCGGTTCCGTATCAAGTGAGCCAGTCTAGGTAAGCCAGATGCGCGGCGGGCACGCCGGGCGGTCGAGCAGATGGGGGCGCAGCAAAGCCCACACCTGCGCCATGACGGCGCGCGCCGCCTCGCCGTCGTCGCCGAGATAACGCACAACGAACACCGACTTCACCTGGCTCGACGCCAGCTGCGGGTCGAGCGCGCGCACGTGCGCCTGCAGCGCGGCGGGCACGGGCCGGCCGACAGCAAGCAAGGTCGCGCACACCGCATGGCCGCGCATGCCGAGGGGGCTGGCGATGCCATCCGGGGTCAGGATGCCCTGCTCCCACCACAGCAGACGACCCTCCTGGCGAATGCGCGTGCGCTGGCGGATCCGTCCGCGCGTAAACGCTTCGCCGGCGGCCACGCGGCCGAAGCACAGGACTTCGCTGCCGATATAGGTGCTGCCGGCAGCGAGATCGACCTCGTGGTCGAGGTCGACGCTGGCTGCGTCATAGAAGATGGTTTCCTGCGGCAGCCATTCGATGGCGGCGCCCGCGCCAACCCGCAGGCGTACCGCCTGCTGCGACACGCGGCCGTTGGCGCGGTACCACTTGGCCGCGCCGGGACTGGTGGCCAGCACGCTGCAAGCGGGGCCGGCGTCGACGTCGATCTCGAGCCGGTCGCCCCCGACCACGCCACCTGGCGGGTGCACGACGATCACGTGGCAGGCGCCGGGGCCTTCCGGATACAGCGCCTTCTGCACACGCAGCGGGCCGCGGTGCGTGCGGCGCACGAGGCGTGTCGTGTCGCCATCGCGCACGAAGCCCAGCGCCAGACTGGCTTGCCAGGCGGGGAAGACCGTGGATGGATCGGAAGGGGTGCAATCGCGCATGCTTGATGAAACAGCACGATGCGTGCCAGCGTCTTGACGTGGCGTGGGACGTCTATTTTGCAAGCGACGCGCACCGCAAAGGTGCGCGTCGCACCCGAACGCGTCAGGACATCGCCAGCTCGATGCAGTTGCGACCGGCGCGCTTGGCACGCGCCAATGCGGCGTGGGTACGCACCGCCATCGAGTCGCCGCTCTCGCCCTCGCCCAACTGGGCCACGCCGAGGCTGACCGTGACGTGGTCACACCCGGGTATTTCGACCTGCTCGATCGCCGCGCGCAGCTTCTCGGCCATCTTCAGCGCGTCAATCGCGCTTGTGTGCGACGCGATCACCTGGAATTCTTCGCCGCCCGAGCGCACCAGCACGTCGCTCGCGCGCAGCAGCGCACTTGCCGTGTCGGCCACCGTACGCAGCACCAGGTCGCCCACCGGGTGGCCGAAGGTGTCGTTGATCTGGCTGAAGCGGTCGATGTCGAAGACGATCAGCGCCAGCGGCAGCCGGTAGCGGCGTGCGCGCTTGATTTCCTGTTCCAGCAAGCCTTCGCCGTGGCGGCGGTTGGCCAGGTCGGTCAGGGCATCGGTCGTGGCAAGATGCGTGATGCGGGCCAGCAGCGCCTCGTTCTCGCGCGTGATCTCGGCCATGCGCAGGCCATGCGCGGCCAGCCCGGCGACGTCGTCCAGTGCCTGCAACTGCGCTGACGAAAAAGGCCGTGCGTCGCCGAACAGCAGGCACAGGGAGCCCATGGGCCCGCCCGGACCCGGCGCGGGGATCGGCACCCCGACAACCATGCGCGCGCCAAAGGTATCAAGGCGCGCCGCCAGCGCCGGCTCGCCGGCCTTGTCGAGCGTATCGAGCAGCGTGAATTCCCCTGTTGCCGCCGCCAGCAGGCCGGGGAACGCATGGCGCAGTGGCGATTGCAGCAAGCGGCCATCGTGCGCGAGCAGCGCCGACAGGTGCAGGCCGTCCACGCCCTGCTCGGCCTCGAGATGCAGGTCGCCATCGCGATGCTGAAACAGCGCCGCATGCACGACGCCGGGCCAGCCGGCCAGCGCTGCGCACAGGCGCTCGGCAAAGCGTACGCTGTCGTCGGCATCGATCAATGCCTGCTGACAGACAGTACGCAGTGCCAGCAGCGTGCGCAGCTCGGCTTCCGATGGGGTGGACGCGCCAGGCGCCACCACACTGAATCCGGTGCGCATGCGCGCCGCCAGCAGCGCGCGGGTCTGCTGCGCGCGCAGCGGGCCGATGGCGTAGTCGAGCGGACCGAACGCCATCAGCGCCGGCAGCCAGCGCGCGTTCGTGAAAGGACACAGCACCAGCACCGGTGCGCCGGCGCGCTCGGCGACCAGGGCGCCCAGCGCTGCCAGGTCGATGGCGAGGTCGCAGCGTTCGAGGTCCAGCACGAGCAGGTCGGCCGGTTCGCGCGCCAGCAGCGCGCGCGCCTGCTCGGCCCCTGCCGCCACGCGCAGATTGGCGAACATGCCGTCGCAGCCGTGCTGGAAATCGGCGCGGCGCTGGCCGACGGGATTGACGAAGACGCAGGTAAAGTCTTCGTGCGCGCCGTCTTCTTGATGCATGGTGATTCTCCAGAGGTAGGTCCAGCCGCACCCTGTCGGCATGGCTGCAAGGCAAGTTTGCCATAAGCGGGCGTGCCAAGCATAGCAATTGTCGTCCTGTGTGTGGGAGCGCACCGTCGCACCATGGTGCGCGCCGAATACTCTTGCGAACGAAACCACACTCACGGGAGAACCACCATGGCACATCAAGACGACGTGGCAGCAAAGCAGCGCGCCATTCAGCAAGAACAGGACGCGCGCGACGCCAGGAAGAATGAATCCGAGAGTAAAGAAGCCGTCCAGACCGGCGTCGACCAGCCGGCGCCGCCGATGCCGGCGCAGCACCTGGCCAAGCCGGGCCTCGAAGCCGATATGGAAAGCAAACCGAAGTTCATGGCCGAGGGCTACAAGGGTAGCGGCAAGCTCGATGGCATGGCTGCGATCGTTACCGGCGCCGACTCGGGCATCGGGCGCGCGGTCGCGGTGCTGTTCGCACGCGAAGGCGCCGATGTCGCCGTCATGTATCTGAACGAAGATGTCGATGCGGCAGAAACCAAGCGCTGGATCGAGGCCGAAGGCCGCCGCTGCATCACGATCGCGGGCGACGTCAAGGATCCGGCATTCTGCAACGACGCGGTGCAGCAGGTGGTCGCTGCGTTTGGCCGGCTGGATGTCCTGGTCAATAACGCCGCATTCCAGGAACACGCCGATTCGATCCTCGATATCACCGAAGAGCGTTTTGAAGAGACCTTCCGCACCAATATCTTCGGCTACTTCCACATGGCCAAGGCCGTCGTGCCGCACCTCAAGCGCGGCGCGTCGATCATCAATACGGGCTCGGTCACCGGTCTGAAAGGCTCGGCCAAGCTGATCGACTATTCGTCGACCAAGGGTGCAATCCACGCATTCACGATGTCGCTGGCCGGTAGCCTGCTCGACCAGGGCATCCGCGTAAACGCGGTGGCGCCAGGCCCCGTCTGGACGCCGCTGAACCCGGCCGACAAGGGCCCGGACGACATCACCGAATTCGGCGCCAGCACCGACTACCGGCGCCCGGCCCAGCCTGAAGAACTGTCGCCGGCCTACGTGTTCCTGGCCTCGCC
Encoded proteins:
- the ureG gene encoding urease accessory protein UreG, producing MTTSNPLRVGIGGPVGSGKTALCELLCRHMRDAYDMAVITNDIYTREDMDILLRAGALAPERLMGVETGGCPHTAIREDASINLEAIARLQADFPHLELVLVESGGDNLAATFSPELSDLTLYVIDVAGGEKIPRKGGPGITRSDLLIINKTDLAPHVGADLAVMASDARRQRGERPFVFTNLRTGEGVQDVVAFIREQGLLDAVHQ
- a CDS encoding urease accessory protein UreF, which translates into the protein MNAASLLHLLQFASPALPIGGYSYSQGLEAALEEGLVTDADSARAWIVRYLDDVVARWDAPVLWRLLKAFAARDDETIAHWGGCFLASRDTAELRAESVQMGYSLSRLIAELGVADTRALGEDVTLPLAFACAVDGLDIPHEEALLAMVFAWVENQVLVCVKSVPLGQVAGQRLLLSLRPEIERAVELARRLPDDELSNWAPGLSMLSMRHEVQHGRLYRS
- the ureE gene encoding urease accessory protein UreE; protein product: MISLHTRILVADVVHDTLVLPFEQRERCRQRARLASGEEVALFLVRGTVLRDGDLLLGEGGRVVRVEAALEPTYVVRCSDATLLARCAFHLGNRHTQTQVGPGWLRIRVDPVLREMVAGLGADVSEELARFEPEAGAYGGGHGHHHEQGPGGLLAPVPLRQKIHRPSDVAPIAPDPT
- the ureC gene encoding urease subunit alpha; the encoded protein is MVTLSRQAYADMYGPTTGDRIRLADTDLVIEIERDFATYGEEVKFGGGKVIRDGMGQSQRLREGVMDTVITNAVIIDHWGIVKADIGIKDGLIAAIGKAGNPDIQPNVTMAIGGATEIIAGEGMIVTAGGVDTHIHFICPQQIDEALYSGITTMLGGGTGPAVGTAATTCTPGAWHIHSMLQAADAFPMNLGFFGKGNVSQPGPLEEQVHAGAVGLKLHEDWGSTPAAIDNCLSVAERLDVQVALHSDTLNEAGFLESTVAAFKGRTIHTFHTEGAGGGHAPDIIAAVGYDNVLPSSTNPTRPFTVNTLDEHLDMLMVCHHLDPAIAEDVAFAESRIRRETIAAEDILHDLGAISMMSSDSQAMGRVGETIMRTWQTAHKMKVQRGALDGDSSRNDNARVKRYIAKYTINPAITHGIAHVVGSLEVGKIADIVLWRPAFFGVKPSMVVKGGMIAASLMGDPNASIPTPQPVHYRPMFGAFGGGLRKSFTFVSQSAFEAGIARTLGLTKTTIAVRGTRGLRKRDMIHNGATPHMEVDPETYEVRADGRLLVCEAASMLPLAQRYFLF
- a CDS encoding urease subunit beta yields the protein MIPGEYFLDDGDIELNVGRRTLTVVVANAGDRPVQVGSHYHFYEVNPALQFERDSTLGMRLNIAAGTAVRFEPGQRRTVELVDLAGERIVHGFQGRVSGPLPAVVPFTPGEA
- a CDS encoding urease subunit gamma, producing the protein MDLTPREKDKLLIFTAALLAERRRARGLKLNYPEAVALITAAIMEGARDGRSVAELMSEGTTILARGDVMEGVPEMIPDIQVEATFPDGTKLVTVHHPIP
- a CDS encoding urease accessory protein UreD, with product MRDCTPSDPSTVFPAWQASLALGFVRDGDTTRLVRRTHRGPLRVQKALYPEGPGACHVIVVHPPGGVVGGDRLEIDVDAGPACSVLATSPGAAKWYRANGRVSQQAVRLRVGAGAAIEWLPQETIFYDAASVDLDHEVDLAAGSTYIGSEVLCFGRVAAGEAFTRGRIRQRTRIRQEGRLLWWEQGILTPDGIASPLGMRGHAVCATLLAVGRPVPAALQAHVRALDPQLASSQVKSVFVVRYLGDDGEAARAVMAQVWALLRPHLLDRPACPPRIWLT
- a CDS encoding diguanylate cyclase, which codes for MHQEDGAHEDFTCVFVNPVGQRRADFQHGCDGMFANLRVAAGAEQARALLAREPADLLVLDLERCDLAIDLAALGALVAERAGAPVLVLCPFTNARWLPALMAFGPLDYAIGPLRAQQTRALLAARMRTGFSVVAPGASTPSEAELRTLLALRTVCQQALIDADDSVRFAERLCAALAGWPGVVHAALFQHRDGDLHLEAEQGVDGLHLSALLAHDGRLLQSPLRHAFPGLLAAATGEFTLLDTLDKAGEPALAARLDTFGARMVVGVPIPAPGPGGPMGSLCLLFGDARPFSSAQLQALDDVAGLAAHGLRMAEITRENEALLARITHLATTDALTDLANRRHGEGLLEQEIKRARRYRLPLALIVFDIDRFSQINDTFGHPVGDLVLRTVADTASALLRASDVLVRSGGEEFQVIASHTSAIDALKMAEKLRAAIEQVEIPGCDHVTVSLGVAQLGEGESGDSMAVRTHAALARAKRAGRNCIELAMS
- a CDS encoding SDR family oxidoreductase, which codes for MAHQDDVAAKQRAIQQEQDARDARKNESESKEAVQTGVDQPAPPMPAQHLAKPGLEADMESKPKFMAEGYKGSGKLDGMAAIVTGADSGIGRAVAVLFAREGADVAVMYLNEDVDAAETKRWIEAEGRRCITIAGDVKDPAFCNDAVQQVVAAFGRLDVLVNNAAFQEHADSILDITEERFEETFRTNIFGYFHMAKAVVPHLKRGASIINTGSVTGLKGSAKLIDYSSTKGAIHAFTMSLAGSLLDQGIRVNAVAPGPVWTPLNPADKGPDDITEFGASTDYRRPAQPEELSPAYVFLASPVCSGYITGIVLPVTGVVGE